One window from the genome of Enterobacter asburiae encodes:
- the ilvD gene encoding dihydroxy-acid dehydratase, protein MPKYRSATTTHGRNMAGARALWRATGMTDADFGKPIIAVVNSFTQFVPGHVHLRDLGKLVAEQIEASGGVAKEFNTIAVDDGIAMGHGGMLYSLPSRELIADSVEYMVNAHCADAMVCISNCDKITPGMLMASLRLNIPVIFVSGGPMEAGKTKLSDKIIKLDLVDAMIQGADPKVSDEQSDQVERSACPTCGSCSGMFTANSMNCLTEALGLSQPGNGSLLATHADRKQLFLNAGKRIVELTKRYYEQDDASALPRNIASKAAFENAMTLDIAMGGSTNTVLHLLAAAQEAEIDFTMNDIDKLSRKVPQLCKVAPSTQKYHMEDVHRAGGVLGILGELDRAGLLNRDVKNVLGLTLPESLDQYDVMLTKDDAVKKMFRAGPAGIRTTQAFSQDCRWDTLDDDRAEGCIRSLEHAYSKDGGLAVLYGNFAENGCIVKTAGVDDSILKFTGPAKVYESQDEAVDAILGGKVVEGDVVVIRYEGPKGGPGMQEMLYPTTFLKSMGLGKACALITDGRFSGGTSGLSIGHVSPEAASGGNIAIIEDGDLIEIDIPNRGIQLKLSDQEIAARREAQEARGDKAWTPKDRQREVSFALRAYASLATSADKGAVRDKSKLGG, encoded by the coding sequence ATGCCTAAGTATCGTTCAGCCACCACCACCCACGGCCGTAATATGGCGGGTGCCCGCGCACTGTGGCGCGCCACCGGAATGACCGACGCCGATTTCGGCAAGCCGATTATCGCCGTGGTGAACTCCTTCACCCAGTTCGTACCGGGCCACGTGCACCTGCGCGATCTCGGCAAACTGGTTGCCGAGCAAATCGAAGCCTCCGGCGGCGTGGCGAAAGAGTTCAACACCATTGCGGTGGATGACGGTATCGCGATGGGCCACGGGGGCATGCTCTATTCACTGCCGTCGCGCGAGCTGATCGCCGACTCGGTTGAGTACATGGTTAACGCCCACTGCGCCGATGCGATGGTCTGCATCTCCAACTGTGACAAAATCACCCCGGGGATGCTGATGGCCTCCCTGCGCCTGAATATTCCGGTGATCTTCGTCTCCGGCGGTCCAATGGAAGCGGGGAAAACCAAGCTCTCCGACAAAATCATCAAGCTCGACCTGGTTGATGCGATGATCCAGGGCGCGGACCCGAAAGTCTCTGACGAGCAGAGTGACCAGGTGGAACGCTCCGCGTGTCCGACCTGCGGCTCCTGTTCCGGTATGTTCACGGCGAACTCCATGAACTGCTTGACCGAAGCGCTGGGCCTTTCTCAGCCGGGTAACGGCTCGCTGCTGGCGACCCACGCCGACCGTAAGCAACTGTTCCTCAATGCCGGTAAGCGCATCGTTGAGCTGACCAAACGCTACTACGAGCAGGACGACGCCAGCGCGCTGCCGCGCAACATCGCCAGCAAGGCCGCGTTCGAAAACGCCATGACGCTGGATATCGCCATGGGCGGCTCCACCAACACCGTTCTGCACCTGCTGGCCGCCGCGCAGGAAGCCGAAATCGACTTCACCATGAACGACATCGACAAGCTGTCCCGCAAGGTGCCGCAGCTGTGTAAGGTCGCACCGAGTACCCAGAAATATCATATGGAAGACGTACACCGCGCGGGCGGCGTGCTGGGCATTCTGGGCGAGCTGGATCGCGCCGGGCTGCTGAACCGTGACGTGAAAAACGTGCTTGGCCTGACGCTGCCTGAGTCGCTGGACCAGTACGACGTGATGCTGACCAAAGACGACGCGGTGAAAAAGATGTTCCGTGCGGGTCCAGCGGGTATTCGTACCACCCAGGCGTTCTCGCAGGACTGCCGCTGGGATACCCTGGACGATGACCGCGCCGAAGGCTGCATCCGCTCGCTGGAACACGCCTACAGCAAAGACGGCGGTCTGGCCGTGCTGTACGGTAACTTTGCGGAAAACGGCTGCATCGTGAAAACCGCAGGCGTGGATGACAGCATCCTGAAATTCACCGGTCCGGCGAAGGTGTACGAAAGCCAGGATGAAGCGGTAGACGCGATCCTCGGCGGTAAAGTGGTGGAAGGCGACGTGGTTGTCATCCGTTATGAAGGGCCGAAAGGCGGCCCGGGCATGCAGGAGATGCTCTACCCAACCACCTTCCTGAAATCGATGGGCCTCGGTAAAGCCTGCGCGCTGATCACCGACGGGCGTTTCTCCGGCGGCACCTCTGGTCTCTCCATCGGCCACGTTTCACCGGAAGCGGCAAGCGGCGGCAACATTGCCATCATCGAAGACGGCGACCTGATCGAAATCGACATTCCGAATCGCGGCATTCAGCTCAAGCTGAGCGACCAGGAAATTGCGGCCCGTCGTGAAGCGCAGGAAGCCCGCGGCGACAAAGCCTGGACGCCGAAAGACCGCCAGCGTGAAGTCTCCTTCGCCCTGCGCGCCTACGCGAGCCTTGCCACCAGTGCAGATAAAGGCGCGGTGCGCGATAAATCTAAACTTGGGGGCTAA
- the ilvA gene encoding threonine ammonia-lyase, biosynthetic: MAESQPLSAAPEGAEYLRAVLRAPVYEAVQVTPLQKMEKLSSRLDNVILVKREDRQPVHSFKLRGAYAMMAGLTDEQKARGVITASAGNHAQGVAFSSARLGLKALIVMPVATADIKVDAVRGFGGEVLLHGANFDEAKAKAIELAQQQGFTWVPPFDHPMVIAGQGTLALELLQQDAHLDRVFVPVGGGGLAAGVAVLIKQLMPQIKVIAVEAEDSACLKAALDAGHPVDLPRVGLFAEGVAVKRIGDETFRLCQEYLDDIVTVDSDAICAAMKDLFEDVRAVAEPSGALALAGMKKYIAQHNIRGERLAHVLSGANVNFHGLRYVSERCELGEQREALLAVTIPEEKGSFLKFCQLLGGRSVTEFNYRFADAKDACIFVGVRLSRGVEERKEILNLLHEGGYSVVDLSDDEMAKLHVRYMVGGRPSKPLRERLFSFEFPESPGALLKFLHTLGTHWNISLFHYRSHGTDYGRVLAAFELGEHEPDFETRLNELGYECHDETHNPAFRFFLAG; encoded by the coding sequence ATGGCCGAGTCACAACCCTTATCCGCCGCCCCCGAGGGGGCGGAATACCTGAGAGCGGTGCTGCGCGCGCCGGTCTATGAAGCCGTGCAGGTTACGCCCCTGCAGAAAATGGAAAAACTCTCTTCGCGCCTCGACAACGTGATCCTGGTCAAGCGCGAAGACCGTCAGCCGGTGCACAGCTTCAAGCTGCGCGGCGCCTACGCGATGATGGCCGGGCTGACCGACGAGCAGAAAGCGCGCGGCGTGATTACCGCCTCGGCGGGCAACCACGCCCAGGGCGTGGCGTTCTCGTCTGCCCGTCTGGGGCTGAAAGCGCTGATCGTGATGCCGGTCGCAACCGCGGACATCAAAGTCGATGCGGTACGCGGTTTCGGCGGCGAAGTGCTGCTCCACGGGGCTAACTTCGACGAAGCAAAAGCCAAAGCGATCGAGCTGGCGCAGCAGCAGGGTTTCACCTGGGTGCCTCCGTTCGACCACCCAATGGTGATTGCCGGGCAGGGGACGCTGGCGCTTGAACTGCTGCAGCAGGATGCCCATCTCGACCGCGTCTTCGTACCGGTGGGCGGCGGCGGCCTGGCCGCGGGCGTGGCGGTGCTGATCAAACAGCTGATGCCGCAGATTAAAGTCATCGCCGTTGAAGCGGAAGACTCTGCCTGCCTGAAGGCGGCGCTGGATGCGGGTCACCCGGTAGATCTGCCGCGCGTCGGGCTGTTTGCCGAGGGCGTGGCGGTGAAGCGCATTGGGGATGAAACCTTCCGCCTGTGCCAGGAATATCTCGACGATATCGTCACGGTGGATAGCGATGCCATCTGCGCGGCGATGAAAGATCTGTTCGAGGATGTGCGCGCGGTGGCGGAACCTTCCGGCGCGCTGGCGCTGGCGGGGATGAAAAAATACATCGCGCAGCACAACATTCGCGGCGAGCGGCTGGCGCACGTGCTGTCTGGTGCCAACGTGAATTTCCACGGTCTGCGCTACGTTTCCGAGCGCTGCGAGCTGGGGGAACAGCGGGAAGCGCTGCTGGCGGTGACGATTCCGGAAGAGAAGGGCAGCTTCCTGAAGTTCTGTCAGCTGCTGGGCGGTCGTTCGGTGACGGAGTTTAACTACCGTTTTGCCGATGCCAAAGACGCCTGTATTTTTGTCGGCGTGCGCCTGAGCCGCGGCGTGGAGGAGCGCAAAGAGATCCTCAACCTGCTGCATGAGGGCGGCTACAGCGTGGTCGATCTCTCTGACGACGAGATGGCGAAGCTGCACGTGCGCTACATGGTCGGCGGGCGTCCATCGAAGCCGCTCAGGGAACGTCTGTTCAGCTTCGAGTTCCCGGAATCGCCGGGCGCGCTGCTCAAGTTCCTGCACACGCTGGGCACGCACTGGAACATCTCTCTGTTCCACTACCGCAGCCACGGCACCGACTACGGCCGCGTGCTGGCGGCGTTTGAACTGGGCGAGCACGAGCCGGATTTCGAAACGCGGCTGAACGAGCTTGGCTATGAGTGTCACGACGAAACCCATAACCCGGCCTTCCGCTTCTTCCTCGCGGGCTAA
- the ilvY gene encoding HTH-type transcriptional activator IlvY, giving the protein MDLRDLKMFLHLAESRHFGRSARAMHVSPSTLSRQIQRLEEDLGQPLFVRDNRTVTLTEAGEELRIFAQQTLLQYQQLRHSIDQQGPSLSGELHIFCSVTAAYSHLPPILDRFRAAHPSVEIKLTTGDASDAMEKVVTGEADLAIAGKPETLPGAVAFSMLENLAVVLIAPALPCPVRNQVLVEKPDWSTVPFIMADQGPVRRRIELWFRRQKISNPSIYATVSGHEAMVSMVALGCGVALLPEVVLENSPEPVRNRVMILERSDEKTPFELGVCAQKKRLHEPLIDAFWQILPNH; this is encoded by the coding sequence GTGGATTTACGCGATCTGAAAATGTTCCTGCACCTGGCGGAAAGCCGCCATTTTGGCCGCAGCGCCCGGGCGATGCACGTTAGCCCCTCCACGCTTTCACGCCAGATCCAGCGCCTTGAGGAAGACCTCGGCCAGCCGCTGTTCGTGCGCGACAACCGCACCGTCACCCTCACGGAAGCAGGTGAAGAACTGCGCATTTTTGCTCAGCAGACGCTGTTGCAGTACCAGCAGCTGCGGCATTCGATTGACCAGCAGGGGCCGTCACTTTCCGGCGAGCTGCATATTTTCTGCTCCGTGACCGCCGCCTATAGCCATCTGCCGCCGATTCTCGACCGCTTCCGCGCGGCGCATCCGTCGGTTGAAATTAAGCTCACGACCGGCGACGCCTCCGACGCAATGGAAAAAGTGGTGACGGGTGAAGCAGATCTCGCCATTGCCGGGAAACCTGAAACCCTGCCGGGCGCGGTGGCATTCTCAATGCTGGAGAACCTGGCGGTGGTGCTGATTGCCCCGGCGCTGCCCTGCCCGGTGCGTAACCAGGTATTGGTGGAAAAACCGGACTGGTCCACGGTGCCGTTTATCATGGCCGATCAGGGACCGGTGCGCCGCCGCATTGAGCTATGGTTCCGCCGTCAGAAAATCAGCAACCCGTCGATTTACGCCACGGTCAGCGGCCATGAGGCGATGGTGTCGATGGTGGCGCTCGGCTGCGGCGTGGCGTTGCTGCCGGAAGTGGTGCTGGAAAATAGCCCGGAGCCGGTGCGCAATCGCGTGATGATTCTGGAGCGCAGCGACGAGAAGACGCCGTTTGAGCTTGGCGTGTGCGCACAAAAAAAGCGGCTGCATGAGCCGCTTATTGATGCGTTCTGGCAGATATTGCCGAACCACTAA